From the Pomacea canaliculata isolate SZHN2017 linkage group LG4, ASM307304v1, whole genome shotgun sequence genome, one window contains:
- the LOC112562396 gene encoding uncharacterized protein C22orf15-like — translation MAEQGTQSFIIVKYGDNEEAIFNPWCSTHTLLEWIRRKCKCDDSIVLDLVDLEGQIKNLSTGADDYACDYVTPRETYILIRVDKQGDNGPNRYVSLLNNLDQFSPDLMVKLNSLSRPSTRNKKSDRLKRNNNRQTPRPTKTAESTGKRPVSGERDRPRPRQGK, via the exons aTGGCGGAGCAAGGGACGCAGTCTTTCATCATCGTCAAGTATGGAG ACAACGAGGAAGCCATCTTTAACCCCTGGTGTTCCACTCACACCCTCTTAGAGTGGATACGACGGAAATGCAAGTGTGACGATAGCA TTGTTCTTGACCTGGTTGACCTCGAAGGTCAGATAAAGAATTTGTCGACGGGGGCGGACGACTACGCCTGTGACTATGTCACACCCCGAGAGACTTACATCCTCATACGCGTGGACA AACAAGGAGACAACGGGCCCAATCGCTACGTTTCGCTTCTCAACAACCTTGATCAGTTCAGTCCTGACCTCATGG TGAAGCTGAACAGCCTGTCCCGCCCGAGTACCCGCAACAAGAAGTCGGACCGCCTCAAACGCAACAACAACCGCCAGACACCACGTCCAACGAAAACAGCGGAATCCACCGGAAAGAGACCTGTGAGTGGCGAACGAGATCGTCCACGTCCGAGGCAAGGCAAATGA
- the LOC112562141 gene encoding protein UBASH3A homolog isoform X1, whose translation MAAAAPPRLHSQNDTIKRQSARSALEILLQMGFPKQRCVKALAATGDRGVQLALDWLLSHVNDPTLDQDIPREYILYLCPVGKLQEGLATFWEKSLATFGWNSAHNFFPHMTLCSFFKVEDKKLSALEHCLAALKDDLQKAPGKLQLDLFSQKGFIGLMVAGLYDNFLEGIVSKFAGLVKAEGIVNNGPKKQLHITLAHQHASEHHPRLEKLAHEIDLNADVRWDLRLYSRDPRLATSEVRKVVKAYSPDQDDELELIEGDYLFLTPGQNSPDGWYTGTSWLTGGTGVFPYIFTQRTSETWLWALHRSLPVSEEAVATNGVASGGDGDYDNIWQSDELYAKVYRKKKSQDNTGSPIIASAPPLKQMEVIEKKPLSILVMRHGERCDFTFARGWCEKCFDSKGNYTRYNLNLPRRMVPRKSFKEFEQDAPLTEIGRCEARLTGEALRDSGVTISYVYASPALRCVQTAQEVLRGAGYTCQLCIEPTVFEWCGWYKAGLPPWMPPEQLAAAGFSVNTSYVPFIAARNLNLAENVEEYYNRCTSFSRHVARKHESEGGGVLIVGHAGSLDACLRQLCGKNARTNNEFREILNQFPYCCLAVALQDPNSKRWALTEPPVSPLTHTQNKLFNWKILQ comes from the exons ATGGCAGCGGCTGCTCCTCCTCGTCTGCACTCGCAGAATGATACGATTAAAAGACAGAGCGCCAGGTCTGCCTTAGAAATCTTACTTCAGATGGGATTTCCCAAGCAGAGATG TGTGAAGGCCTTGGCAGCCACAGGAGACAGAGGAGTGCAGCTGGCCTTAGACTG GCTGCTGTCACATGTGAATGATCCAACACTGGACCAAGATATCCCACGAGAGTACATCCTCTATTTGTGTCCTGTGGGTAAGCTGCAGGAAGGATTGGCAACTTTTTGGGAGAAGTCGTTAGCCACCTTTGGCTGGAACAGTGCACACAACTTCTTCCCTCATATGACCCTGTGCTCATTCTTTAAg GTGGAGGACAAAAAACTGTCTGCACTGGAACACTGTCTGGCAGCTCTTAAGGATGATCTGCAGAAGGCTCCAGGAAAGCTTCAGCTTGATCTGTTCTCACAAAAAGGCTTCATTGGGCTTATGGTGGCTGGCCTTTATGACAACTTTCTGGAAGGGATTGTGTCCAAGTTTGCAGGACTGGTTAAGGCTGAAG GCATAGTCAACAATGGGCCCAAGAAACAGCTGCATATAACCCTCGCCCACCAGCATGCCTCTGAACATCATCCTCGTTTGGAGAAGCTTGCTCATGAAATTGATCTTAATGCCGATGTACGGTGGGACCTGAGACTGTACTCTCGTGACCCTCGCCTGGCTACTTCTGAG GTACGCAAGGTTGTTAAGGCCTATTCGCCAGATCAGGATGATGAGTTGGAATTGATCGAGGGCGACTACCTATTTTTGACACCTGGTCAGAACAGTCCCGATGGCTGGTACACAGGAACATCTTGGCTGACTGGAGGTACTGGTGTCTTCCCATATATCTTCACACAACGCACATCGGAAACTTGGCTATGGGCACTGCACAG GTCTCTTCCAGTGTCAGAGGAAGCAGTAGCAACCAATGGTGTGGCCAGTGGTGGGGATGGTGACTACGACAATATCTGGCAGTCAGATGAGCTTTATGCAAAA gtgtacagaaagaaaaagagccAGGACAATACGGGCAGCCCCATCATTGCCTCTGCACCACCGCTCAAGCAGATGGAGGTTATAGAAAAGAAGCCTCTTAGCATCCTTGTCATGCGTCATGGCGAGCGCTGTGACTTTACCTTTGCCAGGGGATggtgtgaaaaatgttttgattccAAAG GAAACTACACACGTTACAACCTCAATCTGCCACGCAGAATGGTGCCCCGCAAAAGTTTTAAGGAGTTTGAACAAGATGCACCACTCACAGAGATTGGGCGATGTGAGGCAAGACTTACAG GGGAAGCTCTGAGAGATAGTGGTGTAACCATTAGCTATGTCTACGCATCTCCTGCTTTGCGATGTGTGCAGACAGCACAAGAGGTGCTGAGAG GTGCTGGATACACCTGTCAGTTGTGCATTGAGCCAACAGTTTTTGAGTGGTGTGGGTGGTACAAGGCAGGGCTGCCCCCGTGGATGCCACCTGAGCAGCTTGCTGCAGCAGGGTTTTCCGTAAACACAAGTTACGTCCCTTTCATTGCTGCTCGTAACTTAAACCTAGCCGAGAATGTAGAAGAATACTACAATCGATGCACCAGTTTCAGCCGCCATGTGGCTCGCAAACATGAGAGTGAAG GTGGAGGTGTTCTGATTGTGGGCCATGCAGGAAGCCTTGATGCATGTTTACGGCAGCTCTGTGGTAAGAACGCACGCACCAACAACGAGTTCCGCGAAATCTTGAACCAATTTCCCTATTGCTGTCTGGCTGTTGCTCTTCAAGACCCAAACAGCAAACGCTGGGCTCTAACAGAACCACCAGTATCACCGTTAACTCATactcaaaacaaacttttcaacTGGAAAATATTACAGTGA
- the LOC112562395 gene encoding uncharacterized protein LOC112562395, protein MDALRMLLDAGADVNATSTIFRKTFRPLELFLQPSVDLYYAPLMPRGGRDSAVLRCMDLERAGELVLCACWELLSRGAELGAGFRTSVEWNLFRMDWMFLQDDVLKQRFLHLAIFLGLFPPCCQIRLLTCSCRDHHDESSTAGDASCQRDPCVSRPFFTGNPLPEVATPPPQLSPATNIIPQLSTVDLSLMTVTEQDGTNIDPAPESYSHPPTYSTAAGSFYGESSHHLHNEAGLESLPGVKSSNGFRLEQNVPTDVGTSTNGMENASRGPRSVNMATAVPLHLPGCPARDVPARWRYQTQLWLWAVEERQHRILERCVIDIVRLSVSPRTLMLLLRFLAFPDLRVMATLTDTKFREWHAETASGDRLREAVWQAHTRSLKHSAKVVILIATRWRYHSLQRLPLPESLKRYLTDAIC, encoded by the exons ATGGACGCCTTGCGCATGCTGCTGGATGCCGGGGCGGACGTCAACGCCACCTCCACCATTTTCCGCAAGACCTTCAG ACCGCTGGAGCTGTTCTTGCAGCCATCTGTCGACCTCTACTATGCACCGTTGATGCCGCGCGGCGGGCGGGACTCTGCCGTGCTGCGCTGCATGGACCTAGAGCGGGCGGGGGAGCTAGTTCTCTGCGCTTGCTGGGAGCTGCTGTCACGGGGCGCGGAGCTCGGCGCCGGTTTCCGCACCAGCGTCGAGTGGAATCTTTTCCGCATGGACTGGATGTTCCTGCAGGATGATGTCCTCAAGCAGCGCTTCCTGCATCTGGCCATCTTTCTTGGCCTTTTTCCGCCATGTTGCCAGATAAGGCTGCTGACCTGCTCCTGCCGCGACCACCACGACGAGTCCTCAACCGCTGGCGACGCCAGCTGCCAGAGAGACCCATGCGTGTCACGCCCCTTCTTCACGGGCAACCCTCTTCCAGAAGTCGCCACCCCGCCGCCCCAGCTCTCACCAGCTACCAACATCATCCCACAGTTATCCACGGTCGACCTTTCGTTGATGACCGTGACGGAGCAAGACGGTACCAACATCGATCCTGCCCCAGAGAGTTATTCCCATCCTCCCACCTACAGCACCGCCGCCGGGAGTTTTTACGGGGAGAGCAGTCACCATCTTCACAACGAGGCTGGCCTGGAGAGCTTACCTGGCGTCAAGTCATCTAATGGATTTCGTTTGGAACAAAACGTCCCGACTGACGTAGGGACCTCGACGAACGGCATGGAAAATGCATCACGGGGGCCTCGGAGCGTCAACATGGCCACCGCCGTCCCCTTGCACCTCCCTGGATGCCCTGCGCGCGACGTGCCCGCCAGGTGGCGCTACCAGACGCAGCTGTGGCTGTGGGCGGTAGAGGAGCGGCAGCACCGCATCCTGGAGCGCTGCGTCATCGACATTGTGCGGCTGTCTGTCTCGCCGCGGACCCTCATGCTGCTTCTCCGCTTCCTGGCTTTCCCGGATCTGCGCGTGATGGCGACCCTGACCGACACCAAGTTCCGCGAGTGGCACGCCGAGACGGCCTCCGGGGACAGGCTTCGCGAAGCCGTGTGGCAGGCCCACACTCGAAGTCTGAAGCACTCGGCCAAGGTGGTCATCCTCATTGCCACCAGGTGGCGTTATCACTCTTTGCAAAGGTTGCCCTTGCCAGAGAGTCTTAAGCGGTACTTGACGGACGCCATCTGCTAG
- the LOC112562141 gene encoding protein UBASH3A homolog isoform X2 gives MSVKALAATGDRGVQLALDWLLSHVNDPTLDQDIPREYILYLCPVGKLQEGLATFWEKSLATFGWNSAHNFFPHMTLCSFFKVEDKKLSALEHCLAALKDDLQKAPGKLQLDLFSQKGFIGLMVAGLYDNFLEGIVSKFAGLVKAEGIVNNGPKKQLHITLAHQHASEHHPRLEKLAHEIDLNADVRWDLRLYSRDPRLATSEVRKVVKAYSPDQDDELELIEGDYLFLTPGQNSPDGWYTGTSWLTGGTGVFPYIFTQRTSETWLWALHRSLPVSEEAVATNGVASGGDGDYDNIWQSDELYAKVYRKKKSQDNTGSPIIASAPPLKQMEVIEKKPLSILVMRHGERCDFTFARGWCEKCFDSKGNYTRYNLNLPRRMVPRKSFKEFEQDAPLTEIGRCEARLTGEALRDSGVTISYVYASPALRCVQTAQEVLRGAGYTCQLCIEPTVFEWCGWYKAGLPPWMPPEQLAAAGFSVNTSYVPFIAARNLNLAENVEEYYNRCTSFSRHVARKHESEGGGVLIVGHAGSLDACLRQLCGKNARTNNEFREILNQFPYCCLAVALQDPNSKRWALTEPPVSPLTHTQNKLFNWKILQ, from the exons ATGAG TGTGAAGGCCTTGGCAGCCACAGGAGACAGAGGAGTGCAGCTGGCCTTAGACTG GCTGCTGTCACATGTGAATGATCCAACACTGGACCAAGATATCCCACGAGAGTACATCCTCTATTTGTGTCCTGTGGGTAAGCTGCAGGAAGGATTGGCAACTTTTTGGGAGAAGTCGTTAGCCACCTTTGGCTGGAACAGTGCACACAACTTCTTCCCTCATATGACCCTGTGCTCATTCTTTAAg GTGGAGGACAAAAAACTGTCTGCACTGGAACACTGTCTGGCAGCTCTTAAGGATGATCTGCAGAAGGCTCCAGGAAAGCTTCAGCTTGATCTGTTCTCACAAAAAGGCTTCATTGGGCTTATGGTGGCTGGCCTTTATGACAACTTTCTGGAAGGGATTGTGTCCAAGTTTGCAGGACTGGTTAAGGCTGAAG GCATAGTCAACAATGGGCCCAAGAAACAGCTGCATATAACCCTCGCCCACCAGCATGCCTCTGAACATCATCCTCGTTTGGAGAAGCTTGCTCATGAAATTGATCTTAATGCCGATGTACGGTGGGACCTGAGACTGTACTCTCGTGACCCTCGCCTGGCTACTTCTGAG GTACGCAAGGTTGTTAAGGCCTATTCGCCAGATCAGGATGATGAGTTGGAATTGATCGAGGGCGACTACCTATTTTTGACACCTGGTCAGAACAGTCCCGATGGCTGGTACACAGGAACATCTTGGCTGACTGGAGGTACTGGTGTCTTCCCATATATCTTCACACAACGCACATCGGAAACTTGGCTATGGGCACTGCACAG GTCTCTTCCAGTGTCAGAGGAAGCAGTAGCAACCAATGGTGTGGCCAGTGGTGGGGATGGTGACTACGACAATATCTGGCAGTCAGATGAGCTTTATGCAAAA gtgtacagaaagaaaaagagccAGGACAATACGGGCAGCCCCATCATTGCCTCTGCACCACCGCTCAAGCAGATGGAGGTTATAGAAAAGAAGCCTCTTAGCATCCTTGTCATGCGTCATGGCGAGCGCTGTGACTTTACCTTTGCCAGGGGATggtgtgaaaaatgttttgattccAAAG GAAACTACACACGTTACAACCTCAATCTGCCACGCAGAATGGTGCCCCGCAAAAGTTTTAAGGAGTTTGAACAAGATGCACCACTCACAGAGATTGGGCGATGTGAGGCAAGACTTACAG GGGAAGCTCTGAGAGATAGTGGTGTAACCATTAGCTATGTCTACGCATCTCCTGCTTTGCGATGTGTGCAGACAGCACAAGAGGTGCTGAGAG GTGCTGGATACACCTGTCAGTTGTGCATTGAGCCAACAGTTTTTGAGTGGTGTGGGTGGTACAAGGCAGGGCTGCCCCCGTGGATGCCACCTGAGCAGCTTGCTGCAGCAGGGTTTTCCGTAAACACAAGTTACGTCCCTTTCATTGCTGCTCGTAACTTAAACCTAGCCGAGAATGTAGAAGAATACTACAATCGATGCACCAGTTTCAGCCGCCATGTGGCTCGCAAACATGAGAGTGAAG GTGGAGGTGTTCTGATTGTGGGCCATGCAGGAAGCCTTGATGCATGTTTACGGCAGCTCTGTGGTAAGAACGCACGCACCAACAACGAGTTCCGCGAAATCTTGAACCAATTTCCCTATTGCTGTCTGGCTGTTGCTCTTCAAGACCCAAACAGCAAACGCTGGGCTCTAACAGAACCACCAGTATCACCGTTAACTCATactcaaaacaaacttttcaacTGGAAAATATTACAGTGA
- the LOC112563253 gene encoding keratin-associated protein 5-5-like, whose translation MSISLLYIVDVVADVDGLSCKGRDERIPEQEDMVSPVLHSLALSSLVVLLWWTRVQIAAAGLDLLETSSWHEDCTSRPGQSCVSGDNVDCVRPGTGTCPRSAKCCVQACQTTTGQECVAEGQQCSSQGSGFCPNGQRCCRVHRCADTPGQTCTTALTGCASAGNGSCPPGLTCCRDCAATPGQSCAARGSFCQHPGSGTCPAGQKCCRDCVVTPGQGCTYGSCTTPGIGECPFGQRCCKHCGSVPGESCVPSFKSCKKPVNSLCTNGVVLTKCCADCEVTSGQRCVATHKRCDLPGNGYCPQARCAADVRSPQPLRLQLHHPPPQAQPQHHPQPLPQPLPQHLPQPLPQHHPQPLAQHQPQPLA comes from the exons ATGTCGATAAGTCTGCTATATATAGTGGATGTAGTTGCGGATGTCGATGGCTTGTCCTGCAAAGGGAGAGACGAACGG ATACCAGAGCAAGAAGACATGGTCAGTCCTGTGCTGCATTCGCTCGCACTGAGCTCCTTGGTTGTCTTGCTTTGGTGGACAAGGGTGCAAATTGCTGCCGCCGGCCTGGATCTCCTGGAGACGAGCAGCTGGCATGAAG ACTGTACTAGCAGACCAGGCCAGTCCTGCGTGTCGGGAGACAATGTAGACTGTGTCAGACCTGGAACAGGCACTTGTCCTAGGAGCGCCAAATGCTGTGTACAG GCGTGTCAGACCACCACAGGTCAGGAGTGCGTAGCCGAGGGTCAGCAGTGTTCCAGCCAAGGGTCAGGGTTCTGCCCGAACGGTCAGAGGTGTTGCCGAGTTCATCGGTGTGCAGACACACCTGGTCAAACATGCACGACCGCGCTCACAGGCTGTGCTTCTGCAGGGAACGGCAGTTGTCCTCCAG GGCTGACGTGCTGTCGTGACTGCGCCGCTACGCCTGGTCAGTCGTGCGCAGCGAGGGGCAGTTTCTGCCAGCACCCAGGCAGTGGCACCTGTCCGGCCGGCCAGAAATGTTGCCGTGACTGTGTGGTGACCCCGGGGCAGGGCTGCACCTATGGTTCCTGCACGACTCCTGGCATCGGGGAATGTCCTTTTGGACAAAGATGCTGCAAGCACTGTGGCTCG GTGCCAGGAGAAAGCTGCGTGCCCTCATTCAAGTCCTGCAAGAAACCTGTGAATTCCCTCTGCACTAACGGTGTTGTACTAACTAAGTGTTGCGCCGACTGCGAGGTCACCTCTGGTCAACGATGTGTCGCCACCCACAAGCGCTGTGACCTCCCAGGAAACGGATATTGCCCTCAGGCAAGGTGTGCTGCAGACGTTCGGTCACCACAACCACTTCGTCTACAACTACACCATCCACCACCACAAGCACAACCACAACACCACCCACAACCACTACCACAACCACTACCACAACACCTCCCCCAACCACTACCACAACACCACCCCCAACCACTAGCACAACACCAACCCCAACCACTTGCATAA